In the genome of Candidatus Moraniibacteriota bacterium, one region contains:
- a CDS encoding DUF1653 domain-containing protein gives MKGHTVPLPPDAPKKGEIYRHYKGDSYKVHELALHSNDEEWMVIYEPLYENPDAPLFTRPLREWRQVVEWNGNHVERFKKI, from the coding sequence ATGAAAGGCCACACCGTTCCGCTTCCGCCGGATGCGCCGAAGAAAGGCGAAATATACCGCCACTACAAGGGCGATTCGTACAAAGTGCACGAACTCGCACTACATTCGAATGATGAGGAGTGGATGGTGATATACGAGCCACTCTACGAAAACCCCGATGCGCCGCTCTTTACGCGCCCGCTTCGCGAATGGCGCCAAGTCGTCGAATGGAACGGGAATCACGTCGAACGATTCAAAAAAATCTGA
- a CDS encoding translation initiation factor IF-2 — translation MSESTPTTEPKKIVKIPSSVSVKRLAEIFGTPVSTVIMELMKNKILATINEEIDFETASIIAQDMGFETEEDLETSGSETLTLERLIEICAQEKASGKTLETRPPVVTILGHVDHGKTTLLDTIRKTNVASKESGGITQAISAYQVKKRGEFITFIDTPGHEAFSAMRERGVALADIAILVIAADDGVRPQTKEVISYIREHHIPTIVAINKVDKPEANIPRVKQELADNDILLEEWGGNYPAVEISAKHGKNIDKLLEHILLVAEVNDFQSDAKRDGLALVLESHLDPQRGPVAVALVKTGTLKVGQDVTVGSAYGRIRRLEDFSGKSIVSAPPSTPVQLYGLSAAPNTNDVVQVVSSKVAARLKSRERMTGGITKKDVQIIADEDVKKFPLLIKTDVHGSLEAIEQILSTIHSDEIALDIVAKGVGSITESDVRIAASASALIVGFNVNPTPVAARIAETANIDIKSFNIIYKLVEYVKEQISALLPPEIIRTDLGILSVLAIFKTGKHDMIVGGRVNDGKIAKGSQIEIKRDSEIVGTGRLANLQQNKKNTDEVGSGNECGLTIETSTKIQAGDTILSFQVEEKRRTL, via the coding sequence ATGAGCGAGTCCACTCCGACAACCGAGCCAAAGAAAATCGTCAAGATACCGTCTTCCGTCAGCGTCAAACGACTTGCGGAGATCTTTGGCACACCAGTGTCGACCGTCATTATGGAGCTCATGAAGAACAAAATCCTCGCCACCATCAACGAGGAAATTGACTTTGAAACTGCGAGTATCATCGCTCAAGATATGGGTTTTGAAACCGAAGAAGACCTCGAAACAAGCGGCAGCGAGACCTTGACGCTCGAACGACTTATCGAAATTTGCGCTCAAGAAAAGGCGTCCGGAAAAACGCTCGAGACACGCCCCCCGGTCGTCACCATCTTAGGGCACGTCGACCACGGAAAGACGACACTCCTCGACACCATCCGAAAAACCAATGTCGCAAGCAAAGAATCCGGCGGCATCACTCAGGCAATCAGCGCCTACCAAGTCAAGAAGCGAGGCGAGTTTATCACCTTCATCGATACGCCCGGCCACGAAGCCTTTTCCGCCATGCGCGAACGCGGCGTCGCTCTCGCTGATATTGCTATTCTTGTCATCGCCGCCGACGACGGCGTTCGCCCGCAAACCAAAGAAGTTATCTCCTATATCCGCGAACACCACATCCCCACCATCGTCGCTATCAACAAAGTCGACAAGCCCGAAGCGAACATACCTCGCGTCAAACAAGAACTCGCCGACAACGACATACTCCTCGAAGAGTGGGGTGGCAATTACCCGGCCGTCGAAATCAGCGCCAAGCACGGCAAGAATATCGACAAACTCCTCGAACATATCCTCTTGGTTGCCGAAGTCAACGATTTCCAGAGCGACGCGAAGCGCGACGGACTCGCCCTCGTCCTTGAGTCCCACCTCGATCCGCAAAGAGGCCCGGTTGCAGTCGCCCTCGTCAAAACCGGCACACTCAAAGTAGGGCAAGATGTCACCGTGGGAAGCGCCTATGGCCGCATCCGCCGACTCGAGGATTTTTCCGGAAAAAGCATCGTCTCCGCACCGCCATCGACACCAGTCCAGCTCTACGGCCTGAGTGCCGCGCCAAACACCAATGATGTCGTACAAGTCGTGAGCAGCAAGGTTGCCGCCCGCCTCAAGTCTCGCGAACGCATGACTGGCGGCATCACAAAGAAAGACGTGCAGATTATCGCCGATGAAGACGTAAAGAAATTCCCGCTTCTCATCAAAACCGATGTTCACGGCTCGCTCGAAGCCATCGAACAGATCCTCTCCACAATTCATTCGGATGAGATCGCCCTTGATATTGTCGCCAAAGGCGTCGGGAGCATCACCGAAAGCGATGTCCGTATCGCCGCAAGCGCCAGCGCGCTCATTGTCGGGTTCAATGTGAACCCAACCCCCGTCGCCGCCCGCATCGCCGAAACGGCGAATATCGACATCAAAAGCTTCAATATCATCTACAAACTTGTCGAATACGTAAAAGAACAGATCTCTGCTCTCCTCCCGCCCGAAATCATTCGCACCGACTTGGGCATTCTCTCCGTCCTCGCTATCTTCAAAACCGGCAAACACGATATGATCGTCGGTGGACGCGTAAACGATGGGAAAATCGCGAAGGGCTCCCAAATCGAAATCAAGCGCGACAGCGAAATCGTCGGCACCGGTCGATTGGCAAACCTCCAGCAGAACAAAAAGAACACCGATGAAGTGGGAAGTGGCAACGAATGCGGTCTCACCATAGAGACTTCAACCAAAATTCAAGCCGGCGACACCATCCTTTCCTTCCAAGTCGAAGAAAAACGCCGCACACTCTAA
- a CDS encoding FAD:protein FMN transferase, with product MSSPHKHAYDAFGSHWEITVWDDISSSHFHAIIREILARSERFEENFSRFRPSSFVSRLAEEKQTGDIEVPEHFVAMLRPYFQLYSATDGKITPLIGHTLSDLGYDASYSLTPQKIVRLSPDLLETVTLLDNTHIAVKYPVLFDFGAIGKGYFTDRIANFLRESRIRRFLVNGSGDIVYEGNSETIRVGLEHPSDPTQVVGSIEMMQGAFCASGTNRRRWRDYHHIVDPDTTQSPEHLLATWVRAETAATADLLATALFLTNPNALRAAFPFEYATLNPDFSLEQSIGFKAITY from the coding sequence ATGTCCTCTCCCCACAAACACGCCTACGACGCCTTCGGGTCGCATTGGGAAATAACCGTGTGGGACGATATATCATCGTCCCATTTTCATGCGATCATAAGGGAAATCCTCGCGCGATCGGAACGATTTGAAGAGAACTTCTCGCGCTTCCGCCCATCATCCTTTGTCTCACGCCTCGCAGAAGAGAAACAAACCGGCGATATCGAGGTTCCGGAGCACTTCGTCGCCATGCTCCGGCCATATTTCCAGCTCTACAGCGCAACCGACGGGAAAATCACGCCGCTCATCGGCCACACCCTCTCCGACCTCGGCTACGACGCAAGCTATTCCCTCACACCGCAAAAGATAGTCCGACTTTCACCCGATCTCTTGGAAACCGTGACCCTACTCGACAATACGCATATCGCTGTCAAATACCCTGTTCTCTTCGACTTCGGTGCGATCGGCAAGGGCTATTTTACCGATCGCATCGCCAATTTCTTGCGCGAAAGTCGCATTCGAAGATTCCTCGTAAACGGAAGTGGCGATATTGTCTATGAAGGGAACAGCGAAACAATACGCGTAGGACTCGAGCATCCGAGCGATCCGACACAGGTTGTGGGATCGATCGAAATGATGCAAGGCGCTTTCTGCGCTTCCGGAACCAATCGCCGAAGATGGCGAGATTACCACCATATCGTCGACCCCGACACAACCCAATCCCCCGAGCACCTCCTCGCCACCTGGGTCCGCGCCGAAACCGCCGCGACCGCCGATCTCCTCGCCACCGCCCTCTTCCTCACGAATCCGAACGCGCTTCGAGCAGCCTTCCCTTTCGAATACGCCACTCTCAATCCGGATTTCTCACTCGAACAATCAATCGGTTTTAAAGCAATCACCTATTGA
- a CDS encoding class I SAM-dependent methyltransferase — MGTTLTNNFVKPEEVIDQLDALESASVADFGCGSGFFSLAFARAVGKSGTVYALDILPSSLEAVASRAKALGLSNVTTKRVNLEREGGSGLPDNSLDWVILKDVLFQNKSKETMLWEAYRVLKSGGFLFIMEWNDSEASFGPEASLRISREKLIEMLSERGFSPVKDILAGDYHYALVCQK, encoded by the coding sequence ATGGGAACGACGCTGACGAATAATTTTGTGAAGCCGGAAGAGGTGATTGACCAGCTTGATGCGTTGGAGAGCGCGTCAGTTGCGGACTTCGGGTGTGGGTCGGGGTTTTTCTCGCTCGCATTTGCGCGGGCGGTGGGGAAGTCAGGAACGGTGTATGCGCTTGATATCTTGCCGTCGTCGCTTGAGGCGGTGGCGAGTCGTGCCAAGGCGCTCGGGCTTTCCAATGTGACGACAAAACGGGTGAATCTGGAACGCGAAGGCGGGTCCGGCTTGCCGGACAACAGCCTGGACTGGGTGATTTTGAAAGATGTGCTCTTTCAGAACAAAAGCAAGGAAACGATGCTCTGGGAGGCCTATCGCGTGCTGAAGTCGGGCGGTTTCCTGTTTATCATGGAGTGGAATGACTCTGAGGCGTCGTTTGGGCCGGAAGCGTCGCTCCGTATTTCCCGGGAGAAATTGATAGAGATGCTCTCTGAGCGCGGTTTTTCTCCGGTCAAGGATATATTGGCGGGGGATTATCACTACGCGCTTGTCTGCCAGAAGTGA
- a CDS encoding DUF4446 family protein: MGSVAFLSTPGALLAEVVCIGFLCLIQVFLIVQLFRKTRQLDERQKMFLKGKHGADLESVIVRHDQEIGNLDTEIQELFALAEQIRELAMIGIHKVGIVRFNPFQDTGSNQSWSIALLDGDTTGLVISSLLSRESARVYAKPVVQGQAKDFPFTAEEKRAIELAQTSRDPKKAPATPTQIPTKK; the protein is encoded by the coding sequence ATGGGTAGCGTGGCTTTTCTGTCGACTCCGGGCGCATTGCTCGCTGAAGTTGTCTGCATTGGGTTTCTCTGCCTGATACAGGTATTCCTCATAGTACAGCTCTTTCGCAAGACACGTCAGCTCGATGAGCGCCAAAAAATGTTCCTTAAAGGAAAGCACGGCGCCGATCTCGAATCGGTTATCGTGCGACATGATCAGGAAATCGGCAATCTCGACACCGAAATACAAGAGCTCTTCGCTCTCGCCGAGCAGATTCGCGAGCTTGCCATGATCGGCATTCACAAAGTCGGCATTGTCCGCTTCAACCCATTCCAGGATACGGGAAGCAACCAGAGCTGGAGCATCGCGCTCCTCGACGGAGACACGACCGGTCTCGTTATCTCTTCCCTTCTCTCCCGAGAATCGGCGCGCGTCTATGCAAAGCCGGTTGTGCAAGGGCAGGCAAAGGATTTCCCGTTCACCGCCGAAGAAAAGCGCGCCATAGAGCTCGCACAAACCTCCAGAGACCCCAAGAAAGCACCCGCGACTCCAACGCAGATCCCGACGAAGAAGTAA
- a CDS encoding GIY-YIG nuclease family protein, with translation MKSPCVYILASERNGTLYVEVTSDLRKRMWEHKNKVLPGFTEKYNVNKLVYYEQGDSILGAIQREGQLKKWNRSWKIRLIEQRNPKWRDLYDEL, from the coding sequence ATGAAATCTCCCTGCGTGTACATACTGGCAAGCGAAAGAAATGGAACATTGTATGTTGAAGTTACATCCGATCTTAGGAAGAGGATGTGGGAGCATAAGAACAAGGTCCTTCCCGGATTTACCGAAAAATATAACGTGAACAAGCTGGTGTATTATGAGCAAGGAGACAGCATTCTTGGAGCTATCCAGAGGGAAGGGCAGTTGAAGAAATGGAACCGTTCATGGAAAATACGATTGATTGAACAAAGGAATCCGAAATGGAGAGATTTATACGATGAATTGTAA
- a CDS encoding extracellular solute-binding protein, which produces MEREKAGKKGFSKIKSVFMGRVVTRVVAGLVLGAAVLSLSGCGLRQTDTTYKIDLEIWGIFDDSEALRQIIGQYKTLNPNVGNISYRKLAVDTYRQDLLDALAAGNGPDIFLIRNSWTPAFADKIVTAPDTMIDERSYRNAFVDTVGDDFVTDDGKISGVVLSADSLALYYNKDLLAAAGITAPPVTWDQFQDDVRLLTRINSFGEITQSGAALGTATNINRSTDVLSALFLQNGVLVPRGNVRDLRLNAAAGANALSFYTQFANPTSSLYTWNPRMHYSIDSFYEGTAGMMINYSWHFDTIKRKNSKLNFAVSPLPQSTGAQPFNFPNYWGFVVAKNKTAPEGTQDTALFDKIRIFESWQFLKYASFPPTGTVHLENAITGNAKDFQSAFDPAAAYLAKTGAPAARRDLVEKQKTDPVLGPFADGNLIARNWKQSDPESIEKILGDMITSVNLGEATVNQALSIAESRIGQVERK; this is translated from the coding sequence GTGGAAAGAGAGAAGGCTGGAAAAAAAGGGTTTTCAAAAATAAAAAGTGTGTTTATGGGGCGCGTGGTGACAAGGGTGGTTGCGGGGCTTGTTTTGGGGGCGGCAGTACTGTCTCTTTCCGGGTGCGGACTGCGCCAGACTGATACGACGTACAAGATAGACCTTGAAATATGGGGAATCTTTGACGATTCGGAAGCGCTTCGGCAGATTATCGGTCAGTACAAGACGCTCAATCCGAATGTCGGCAATATTTCCTATCGGAAGCTTGCGGTCGATACCTATCGGCAGGATTTGCTCGATGCGCTCGCAGCCGGGAATGGCCCCGATATCTTCCTTATTCGAAACTCTTGGACGCCGGCGTTTGCCGACAAGATCGTGACGGCGCCCGACACCATGATCGACGAGCGAAGTTATCGGAATGCTTTCGTCGACACGGTGGGCGATGATTTTGTGACGGATGACGGGAAAATATCGGGCGTCGTTCTTTCGGCGGATTCGCTCGCGCTGTACTATAACAAAGATCTCTTGGCGGCGGCGGGTATCACGGCGCCTCCGGTCACCTGGGACCAGTTTCAGGATGATGTTCGCCTGCTTACCCGTATCAATTCGTTCGGTGAGATTACGCAGTCTGGCGCGGCGCTTGGAACGGCGACAAATATCAATCGATCGACCGATGTGCTCTCAGCGCTCTTCTTGCAAAATGGTGTCTTGGTGCCGCGAGGGAATGTACGTGATCTCCGCTTGAATGCTGCTGCCGGTGCCAATGCACTTTCGTTCTATACGCAGTTTGCCAATCCGACTTCGTCGCTCTATACGTGGAATCCGCGTATGCACTACTCCATCGATTCCTTCTATGAGGGGACGGCGGGGATGATGATTAATTATTCGTGGCATTTCGATACCATCAAGCGGAAGAACTCGAAACTGAATTTCGCGGTTTCGCCACTGCCACAGTCAACCGGCGCGCAACCTTTTAACTTTCCGAACTACTGGGGGTTTGTGGTGGCAAAGAACAAGACTGCACCTGAGGGAACGCAAGACACAGCTCTTTTTGACAAAATTCGAATATTCGAATCGTGGCAGTTCTTGAAGTACGCGTCATTTCCTCCGACAGGGACGGTTCATCTGGAGAATGCAATAACGGGAAATGCTAAGGATTTTCAGAGTGCATTTGATCCGGCGGCGGCGTATCTTGCGAAGACCGGTGCTCCGGCTGCTCGGCGCGACCTCGTAGAGAAGCAGAAAACCGATCCGGTGCTCGGCCCTTTTGCGGATGGCAATCTTATCGCGCGAAACTGGAAGCAGTCGGATCCCGAAAGTATCGAGAAGATCTTGGGAGATATGATCACGTCGGTTAATCTGGGCGAGGCGACTGTAAATCAGGCGCTCTCGATCGCTGAAAGTCGTATCGGGCAGGTGGAGAGGAAATAG